From the genome of Candidatus Babeliales bacterium, one region includes:
- the tnpA gene encoding IS200/IS605 family transposase — MKDPARELTRNSHHVFRIMYHFVWIPKYRHKIFREPYRSNLKEIIYKIGYDYNIEIVELEVPTDHIHMIVKSEPKQCPSKIMQIIKSISARNFFKLYPEIRKKYFWGGKLWTQSFFVETIGNANDEVIRKYVRNQLKKMDAQEIWGKQLKVV, encoded by the coding sequence ATGAAGGATCCGGCTAGGGAACTAACTAGGAATTCGCATCACGTATTTCGTATAATGTATCATTTTGTATGGATTCCAAAATACAGACATAAAATTTTTAGAGAACCATACAGATCAAATTTGAAGGAAATAATATACAAAATAGGATATGATTACAATATTGAGATTGTAGAATTAGAAGTGCCAACGGATCATATACATATGATAGTAAAATCTGAGCCAAAGCAATGTCCATCAAAAATTATGCAGATTATAAAAAGCATATCTGCAAGAAATTTTTTCAAATTATATCCCGAAATAAGGAAAAAATATTTTTGGGGTGGAAAACTTTGGACTCAAAGTTTTTTTGTAGAAACGATTGGTAACGCGAATGATGAAGTAATTCGGAAATATGTTAGAAATCAACTAAAGAAAATGGACGCTCAAGAAATATGGGGAAAGCAACTCAAAGTAGTTTGA
- a CDS encoding glycosyltransferase family 4 protein: MNITVLKFGWEFPPHNYGGLGVACQGLVHGLVEQGVRILLVLPYRFEGEQTDYDVLYPYDNNLLQIKRVKCNLIPYLITRSVFDQKLYAESNIHLYGADIFAEVYRYEQAARDIARNYDFDIIHAHDWLSILAGIEAKRVKNKPLIVHIHATEFDRTGGNNYHPEVYEIEKRGMILADQVITVSNKTKQNIITHYGIDANKIEVIHHGVPIHAERINEITIEKKSGPIVLFLGRLTLQKGPDYFVAAAKKVLEHRNDVTFVIAGSGDMEKRLIEQVAALGIADNVLFTGFLKGNEALRMLKMADVFVMPSVSEPFGLVALEAIKARAPVIVSKNAGVCEVLSHCLTVDFWDINELANKILGVLEHKELQNELNNNAQHNIAALTWDKAAKKCINVYERALAIGR; this comes from the coding sequence ATGAATATAACGGTATTAAAATTTGGTTGGGAATTTCCGCCACATAATTATGGCGGATTGGGTGTTGCATGCCAAGGTTTAGTACATGGATTAGTTGAGCAAGGAGTACGCATTTTATTAGTTTTGCCATATCGATTTGAAGGTGAGCAAACTGATTATGATGTACTTTATCCGTATGATAATAATTTATTACAAATTAAACGAGTAAAATGTAATTTAATACCATATTTAATAACACGATCGGTATTTGATCAAAAATTGTATGCAGAAAGTAATATTCATTTGTATGGCGCGGATATTTTTGCTGAAGTATATCGTTATGAGCAAGCAGCACGAGACATTGCACGTAATTATGATTTTGATATTATTCATGCACATGACTGGCTTTCAATATTAGCAGGTATCGAAGCAAAACGGGTAAAAAACAAACCACTTATTGTGCATATTCATGCGACTGAATTTGATCGGACGGGTGGCAATAATTATCATCCAGAAGTCTATGAAATTGAAAAACGTGGCATGATATTGGCCGATCAAGTGATTACGGTAAGCAATAAAACAAAACAGAACATTATTACTCATTATGGTATTGATGCAAATAAAATTGAAGTAATTCATCATGGTGTGCCAATTCATGCAGAACGCATTAATGAAATTACGATAGAAAAAAAATCGGGCCCGATTGTCTTATTTCTTGGACGATTAACATTACAAAAAGGTCCAGATTATTTTGTAGCAGCAGCAAAAAAAGTATTAGAGCATCGCAATGATGTTACTTTTGTTATTGCGGGCTCTGGTGATATGGAAAAACGATTAATTGAACAAGTGGCAGCCCTTGGTATAGCTGATAATGTTTTATTTACCGGATTTTTAAAAGGTAATGAAGCATTAAGAATGTTAAAAATGGCAGATGTTTTTGTAATGCCATCAGTATCAGAGCCATTTGGTTTAGTGGCACTTGAAGCAATAAAAGCAAGAGCACCAGTTATAGTCTCAAAAAATGCTGGTGTGTGTGAAGTGCTTTCACATTGTTTAACGGTGGATTTTTGGGATATTAATGAATTGGCCAATAAAATATTAGGCGTTTTAGAACATAAGGAATTGCAGAACGAGTTAAATAATAATGCGCAACACAATATTGCGGCATTAACATGGGATAAAGCTGCAAAAAAATGTATCAATGTGTATGAACGTGCATTGGCCATTGGGAGGTAA
- a CDS encoding glycoside hydrolase family 15 protein — protein sequence MTRLFVLGNRSILIDLDRHGQVRDFYYPFVGQENHVNSQIHRIGFWIEGQFSWLSSTSWQKELSYKKDTLTTNIVAENKELNILVQFNDIVVHDCDIFIRKLTILNKADYEREIRVFFHQKFDIFESNIGDTVFYNPFIKAIVHYKGKRYFLASGLFEENGIKRGIMHYATGLAGEYGREGTYVDARDGQLSENPIEHGAVDSTIEFCIPLKAKKSHVMHYWLCAGKDLGEVSQLNGYIEKSGPSFFCERTEKYWIEWANRTPFKFFQLSDDIINLFKRSLLVISSHVDQHGSIIASSDSDVLFYKRDTYSYMWPRDGALIVRSLDRSGYPEITEKFFRFCLKALTPFGYLFHKYRPDGSWGSSWHSWVEEGHIQLPIQEDQIGLVIDALWKHCIDNNKPEYMKDLCAEFVQKVADFMLEFIDEKTGLPKESYDVWEEKLGIHTYTCCAVYAGLKAAAQFEALWGTHERAKACEERAEIIRNTIIKELYDEEKGYFIKGLYYQKGQLKKNMTNDASSFYGVFEFHILPVDDERVRSSYEYMKKGLKNQFPIGGYARYEGDNYFREECTGAGNPWFITTMWLAEYYIAKAKSLGDLKPAVELFEWVVKRSLSTGILPEQLEPCSGLPLSVAPLTWSHAGYIIAIVKYLEKLDDLGICAMCSPPGLKRKKGNSNQ from the coding sequence ATGACTCGATTATTTGTCCTTGGAAATCGTTCAATTCTTATTGATCTTGATCGCCATGGGCAAGTGCGTGACTTTTATTATCCATTTGTGGGACAAGAAAATCATGTGAATAGTCAAATTCACCGGATAGGCTTTTGGATAGAAGGTCAATTTAGTTGGCTTTCATCTACTTCTTGGCAAAAAGAGTTAAGTTATAAAAAAGATACATTAACAACTAATATTGTTGCAGAAAATAAAGAGCTAAATATTTTAGTCCAATTTAATGATATTGTTGTTCATGATTGTGATATTTTTATTCGTAAGTTAACTATTTTAAATAAAGCAGATTATGAGCGAGAAATACGTGTATTTTTTCATCAGAAATTTGATATTTTTGAATCAAATATAGGTGATACGGTTTTTTATAATCCATTCATAAAAGCGATTGTACATTATAAAGGTAAACGCTATTTTTTAGCAAGCGGTCTTTTTGAAGAAAATGGTATTAAACGCGGCATAATGCATTATGCCACCGGTTTGGCTGGAGAATATGGGCGAGAAGGTACTTATGTTGATGCACGGGATGGTCAGTTAAGTGAAAATCCTATTGAGCATGGCGCAGTCGATTCTACTATTGAATTTTGTATTCCACTTAAGGCAAAAAAAAGTCATGTAATGCATTACTGGCTTTGTGCTGGGAAAGATTTAGGAGAAGTTTCTCAGCTTAATGGCTATATTGAAAAAAGCGGCCCAAGTTTTTTTTGTGAGCGTACTGAAAAATATTGGATAGAATGGGCAAATCGTACACCGTTTAAATTTTTTCAATTAAGTGATGATATAATTAACTTATTTAAAAGATCATTACTTGTTATTTCTTCTCATGTTGATCAACATGGCTCTATAATTGCTTCAAGTGATTCAGATGTATTATTTTATAAGCGGGATACATATAGCTATATGTGGCCGCGCGATGGTGCATTAATTGTTCGTTCATTAGATCGTTCTGGCTATCCAGAAATAACTGAAAAGTTTTTTCGCTTTTGTTTAAAAGCATTAACACCTTTTGGATATTTGTTTCATAAATATCGTCCTGATGGTTCTTGGGGAAGCTCTTGGCATTCTTGGGTTGAAGAAGGACACATTCAATTACCAATTCAAGAAGATCAGATTGGCCTTGTGATTGATGCATTGTGGAAACATTGTATCGACAATAATAAACCAGAATACATGAAAGATCTTTGCGCTGAATTCGTGCAAAAAGTAGCTGATTTCATGCTTGAGTTTATTGATGAAAAAACTGGTTTGCCTAAAGAAAGTTATGATGTTTGGGAAGAAAAATTAGGAATTCATACATATACCTGTTGTGCCGTATATGCAGGATTAAAAGCAGCAGCACAGTTCGAAGCATTGTGGGGCACGCATGAACGAGCTAAGGCATGTGAAGAGCGCGCGGAGATTATTCGTAATACAATCATTAAAGAATTATATGATGAAGAAAAGGGTTATTTTATAAAAGGTTTATATTATCAAAAAGGGCAATTAAAAAAAAATATGACGAACGATGCAAGTAGTTTTTATGGGGTATTTGAGTTTCATATTTTGCCCGTGGATGATGAGCGTGTGCGTTCAAGTTATGAATACATGAAAAAAGGATTGAAAAATCAATTTCCTATTGGCGGTTATGCTCGGTATGAAGGTGATAATTATTTCCGAGAAGAATGTACCGGTGCCGGTAACCCGTGGTTCATTACTACTATGTGGTTAGCAGAATATTATATTGCAAAAGCAAAAAGTCTTGGCGATTTAAAACCGGCAGTGGAATTATTTGAATGGGTAGTAAAGCGATCATTATCGACGGGTATTCTTCCTGAACAGCTTGAGCCGTGCTCGGGGTTACCATTATCGGTAGCACCACTCACCTGGAGCCATGCTGGTTATATTATCGCAATTGTTAAATATTTAGAAAAGTTAGACGATCTTGGTATTTGTGCTATGTGTAGCCCTCCTGGATTAAAACGAAAAAAAGGAAATTCAAACCAATGA
- a CDS encoding sodium:solute symporter family protein — protein MNELLFFSVLFGFGIIYILLAIIPSRQIKDKKDYFLAGRNLGRLKATVTLIATQLGAGLLLGTSQQAYHLGFYALIFTVGITLGLILLGCGIASRLRALNIVTTTEIFETKYNSPMLRRIASFIVTITLGGILIGNIVASKTLLLGLGIKNEIFFLTFWLFLIIYTMIGGLKAVVLTDVFQVLFIIAVFVPLFFYSIFKNPSFFDLANLKMMQQHFAQHPPSIIIMLRTLLMPALFALFEQDLAQVFFAARTKQVATFAAFATTAFILIFGIIPIYFGIQSQLIGISVAANASPLIPMIAHLTNDFIVILVAVGILAAIASTADALLCAISGNICQDLNLSFLGLSPVVESKTTIIASGLTILGLSYFMPPDIIKILVTSYGVPVSCLLVPLLFAYFKKEVSREAGICSVIAGVLGFVLFNLMPLPIPPELPTLALSLIGYAVGEHIL, from the coding sequence ATGAATGAACTATTATTTTTTAGTGTACTATTCGGTTTTGGTATTATTTACATTCTGTTAGCCATCATTCCTTCGCGACAAATTAAAGATAAAAAAGATTACTTTTTGGCCGGTCGTAATTTAGGCCGTTTAAAAGCAACTGTCACTTTAATTGCAACACAGTTAGGCGCCGGCTTATTATTAGGAACTTCTCAACAAGCGTATCATCTTGGATTTTATGCACTTATTTTTACAGTTGGCATCACACTCGGCCTTATTTTGTTAGGTTGTGGTATTGCAAGCCGTTTACGCGCACTTAATATTGTTACTACCACTGAAATTTTTGAAACAAAATATAACTCACCCATGCTACGCCGTATCGCTTCATTTATTGTTACTATTACTTTAGGTGGTATATTAATTGGTAATATTGTTGCATCAAAAACATTATTACTTGGACTTGGCATTAAAAATGAAATTTTCTTTTTAACTTTTTGGTTGTTTCTAATTATTTACACGATGATCGGTGGCTTAAAAGCAGTTGTACTTACTGATGTTTTTCAAGTTTTATTCATTATTGCTGTATTTGTTCCATTATTTTTTTACAGTATTTTTAAAAATCCCTCATTTTTTGATCTAGCGAATTTAAAAATGATGCAACAGCATTTTGCACAACATCCACCATCAATAATTATTATGCTCCGCACATTATTAATGCCGGCCTTATTTGCTTTATTTGAACAAGATCTTGCTCAAGTTTTTTTTGCCGCTCGTACAAAACAAGTTGCCACATTTGCTGCATTTGCGACAACCGCTTTTATTTTGATATTTGGTATCATACCAATTTATTTTGGCATACAATCGCAATTAATTGGTATTTCGGTTGCTGCAAACGCAAGCCCACTTATTCCAATGATCGCTCATTTAACGAACGATTTTATCGTCATTTTAGTAGCGGTTGGTATTTTGGCAGCCATTGCTTCCACTGCCGATGCATTATTGTGCGCAATTAGCGGCAATATTTGCCAAGATTTAAATTTATCTTTTTTAGGCTTATCGCCGGTGGTTGAATCAAAAACAACGATTATTGCTTCTGGATTAACTATTTTAGGACTTTCTTATTTTATGCCGCCAGATATTATAAAGATTTTGGTAACCAGTTATGGCGTGCCGGTCAGTTGCTTATTAGTCCCATTACTTTTTGCCTACTTTAAAAAAGAAGTATCACGAGAAGCTGGCATTTGCAGTGTTATTGCAGGAGTTTTAGGCTTTGTTCTTTTCAATTTAATGCCGCTGCCAATTCCACCAGAACTTCCTACTTTGGCTCTTTCTTTAATTGGTTATGCGGTTGGTGAGCATATTTTATAA
- a CDS encoding glycoside hydrolase family 57 protein, which produces MLSICFYFQVHQPYRLRRFQVFDVRNTNNYFDEEKNKAILNKVAGKCYLPTNQLLLDLCKHYPEFKISFSFSGVLLDQLQEYAPQVLESFQKLVNTGQVEILAETYYHSLSLLYSKQEFQEQIKKQQQKIKSLFDIKSTILRNTELIYNNELACIAEQMGFKGVLIEGADKILGWRSPNFLYKAIDTEMPLLLKNYRLSDDIAFRFSDRGWQEHPLMVEKYAQWINATHGNGNTINLFMDYETFGEHQWEDSGIFNFFRLLPEEILKHSDNEFVWPSELVQKYQPVDALDIPDYVSWADIERDVSAWLGNDLQQSAITQLYELENIIKQKGDENLLNNWRKLQTSDHFYYMCTKWFNDGDVHKYFNPYDSPYEGFIYYMNVLKDLKSRL; this is translated from the coding sequence ATGCTCAGCATATGTTTTTATTTTCAAGTGCATCAGCCATATCGTTTACGACGATTTCAAGTTTTTGATGTACGAAATACCAATAATTATTTTGATGAAGAAAAAAATAAAGCAATACTCAATAAAGTAGCGGGTAAATGTTACCTACCAACAAATCAATTGTTATTAGATTTATGTAAGCACTATCCCGAATTTAAAATTAGTTTTAGTTTTTCAGGTGTTTTATTAGATCAATTACAAGAATATGCGCCGCAGGTTTTAGAAAGTTTTCAAAAATTGGTTAATACCGGGCAAGTGGAAATATTAGCAGAAACTTATTATCATTCATTATCTTTATTATATTCTAAGCAAGAATTCCAGGAACAAATAAAAAAACAACAGCAAAAAATCAAATCATTATTTGATATAAAATCAACTATATTACGCAATACCGAGTTAATTTATAATAATGAATTAGCATGTATTGCCGAGCAGATGGGTTTTAAAGGAGTATTAATTGAAGGTGCCGATAAAATTTTAGGTTGGCGCTCGCCCAATTTTTTATACAAAGCAATCGATACAGAAATGCCATTGCTACTTAAAAACTATCGGCTTTCAGATGATATTGCTTTTCGTTTTTCTGACCGCGGTTGGCAAGAGCATCCTTTAATGGTTGAAAAGTATGCGCAATGGATTAATGCAACGCACGGCAATGGTAATACCATTAATTTATTTATGGATTACGAAACATTTGGCGAGCATCAATGGGAAGATTCTGGCATTTTCAATTTTTTTAGACTCTTGCCAGAAGAAATATTAAAGCATTCTGATAATGAATTTGTATGGCCTTCAGAGTTGGTACAAAAATATCAGCCAGTTGATGCGCTCGACATTCCTGATTATGTTTCTTGGGCCGATATCGAGCGTGATGTGAGTGCATGGCTTGGTAATGATTTGCAACAATCAGCGATTACGCAGCTTTATGAGCTTGAAAATATTATTAAGCAAAAGGGTGATGAGAATTTACTTAATAATTGGCGTAAGCTGCAAACCTCTGATCATTTTTATTATATGTGCACCAAATGGTTTAATGATGGTGATGTACACAAATATTTTAATCCTTATGATAGTCCGTATGAAGGCTTTATCTATTATATGAATGTGCTTAAAGATCTAAAATCTCGCTTGTAA